One genomic region from Xenopus laevis strain J_2021 chromosome 2L, Xenopus_laevis_v10.1, whole genome shotgun sequence encodes:
- the adamts1.L gene encoding ADAM metallopeptidase with thrombospondin type 1 motif 1 L homeolog precursor (The RefSeq protein has 1 substitution compared to this genomic sequence): MFRVGFLLRWMAALLCARNALGSTMEEELVAPVRLEAVTAQAESGEEKIRYHLNVFGESLTLELEPDPSFLASDFSLQYVGFPAERTGGAAAEPLAELRKCFYSGTVNGDSSSSAALSLCSGLRGAFFYRGEEYLIQPSNHTLTVADPKSPDPLVLHLVRRRSRAKAKCGVTDPVEQPVKSEDTPTQRTMPPTGSGSTRKKRFVSSPRYVETMLVADQSMAEFHGSSLKHYLLTLMSVAAKLYKHPSIRNSISLVVVKILVIYDEEKGPDVSSNAALTLRNFCSWQKQHNPPSDRHAEHYDTAILFTRQDLCGAQTCDTLGMADVGTICDPTRSCSIIEDDGLQAAFTTSHELGHVFNMPHDEAKQCSGLNGANQDSHMMASMLSNLDRYEPWSPCSAYMITSFLDNGHGECLLDKPHRPIQLPSDLPGTLYDANKQCQFTFGDESRHCPDAASTCTTLWCTGVSGGLLVCQTKHFPWADGTSCGEGKWCINGKCMDQTDKKHYETPVHGGWGTWGQWGECSRTCDGGVQYSIRECDNPVPKNGGKYCEGKRVQYQSCNIQDCPENNGKTYREEQCEAHNDLSKSPFGSGPAVEWTPKYAGVSPKDRCKLMCRAKGTGYFFVLNPKVVDGTPCSPDSTSMCIQGQCVKAGCDRVIGSSKKFDKCGVCGGNGSTCKKVSGNFVISRPGYQDVVTIPTGATNIEVKQRNNRGSRHDGSFLAIKAADGTYILNGDYTLSTLEQDITHNGNVLRYSGSSASLERIRSFSPLKEPITIQVLTVGDSHRLKIKYVYFVKKTGQPEKPNKKKESFNAIRETILSEWVIEEWGECSKTCGLGWQRRKVECKDINGQPSMDCANELKPDDIRPCADTPCPQWQLGDWSSCSKTCGKGFKKRLLKCVSYDGVNMPQENCDSLKKPKHLIDFCTLANCS, encoded by the exons ATGTTCAGGGTCGGGTTCCTGTTGCGCTGGATGGCGGCGCTGCTCTGCGCCAGGAATGCTCTGGGCTCCGCGATGGAGGAAGAGCTGGTGGCTCCTGTCAGGCTGGAGGCTGTTACCGCCCAAGCGGAATCTGGGGAGGAAAAGATCCGCTATCACCTCAATGTGTTTGGGGAGAGTCTGACTCTGGAGCTGGAGCCGGATCCCAGTTTTCTTGCATCGGACTTCAGCCTCCAGTACGTGGGTTTCCCCGCGGAGCGAACAGGAGGAGCCGCTGCCGAACCTCTGGCTGAGCTGCGCAAATGCTTCTACTCGGGCACAGTCAACGGGGACTCCTCCTCCAGCGCCGCGCTCAGCCTGTGCTCTGGGCTCCGCGGAGCCTTTTTCTACCGCGGGGAAGAGTATTTGATCCAACCCAGCAACCACACGCTGACAGTGGCCGACCCCAAGTCCCCCGACCCACTAGTGCTCCATCTGGTCCGCAGGCGCAGCCGTGCCAAGGCAAAGTGTGGGGTGACTGACCCTGTGGAACAACCTGTGAAATCAGAGGATACCCCCACCCAGAGGACCATGCCACCCACAG GATCAGGCAGTACGAGGAAGAAGAGGTTCGTGTCCAGCCCCCGTTATGTGGAGACCATGCTGGTGGCCGACCAGTCCATGGCTGAATTTCACGGGAGCAGCCTGAAACATTACCTCCTCACCCTCATGTCTGTGGCTGCCAAGCTCTACAAGCATCCCAGCATCCGGAATTCTATCAGCCTCGTGGTGGTGAAGATCCTGGTTATCTACGATGAAGAGAAGGGACCCGATGTGTCTTCTAATGCCGCCTTGACTCTCAGGAACTTCTGCAGCTGGCAAAAACAACACAACCCCCCCAGCGACCGGCACGCGGAGCATTACGACACTGCAATCCTCTTCACCAGACAG GATTTGTGCGGTGCTCAGACTTGTGATACCCTTGGGATGGCTGACGTTGGAACAATCTGTGACCCAACTCGGAGCTGCTCTATCATCGAGGATGACGGCTTGCAGGCAGCATTTACGACGTCCCATGAATTAG GGCATGTCTTTAATATGCCGCACGATGAAGCAAAGCAGTGTTCCGGTCTCAACGGGGCCAACCAAGACTCTCACATGATGGCCTCCATGCTCTCCAACCTGGATAGATATGAACCGTGGTCTCCCTGCAGCGCTTACATGATAACATCTTTCTTGGACAACGGCCACG GAGAGTGTTTGCTGGATAAACCCCACAGACCCATCCAGCTCCCCTCAGATCTCCCTGGAACGTTATACGATGCCAACAAACAGTGCCAATTTACATTTGGAGACGAGTCCAGACATTGTCCAGATGCAGCCAGCACGTGTACGACCCTGTGGTGCACCGGAGTCTCAGGAGGCCTGCTTGTGTGCCAAACCAAACATTTTCCTTGGGCAGATGGAACCAGTTGCGGAGAAGGAAAGTGGTGCATTAATGGAAAGTGCATGGATCAGACCGACAAGAAGCATTACGAG ACTCCTGTTCATGGAGGCTGGGGCACTTGGGGCCAATGGGGAGAATGCTCAAGAACATGTGATGGTGGAGTTCAATACTCGATACGAGAGTGTGATAACCCAGTCCCAAAGAATGGTGGGAAATACTGCGAAGGCAAGAGGGTGCAGTATCAGTCATGCAACATCCAGGACTGCCCTGAAAATAATG GAAAAACCTACAGAGAAGAGCAGTGTGAAGCACACAATGATTTGTCGAAGTCACCCTTTGGCAGCGGACCTGCAGTCGAATGGACCCCAAAATATGCAGGGGTGTCGCCTAAAGATCGATGCAAACTCATGTGCCGCGCCAAAGGCACTGGATATTTCTTTGTTCTCAATCCTAAG GTGGTTGATGGAACCCCATGCAGCCCAGATTCGACCTCAATGTGTATCCAAGGGCAATGCGTAAAGGCAGGCTGCGATCGGGTCATTGGTTCCAGCAAGAAATTTGACAAATGTGGGGTCTGTGGTGGAAATGGATCAACTTGCAAGAAGGTTTCGGGCAACTTCGTTATCTCACG ACCTGGTTACCAAGATGTTGTTACGATTCCCACGGGTGCCACCAACATTGAAGTAAAACAGAGGAATAACCGGGGATCAAGGCATGACGGTAGTTTCCTGGCTATCAAAGCAGCTGACGGCACTTATATTCTCAATGGTGATTATACTTTGTCAACTCTGGAACAGGACATCACTCACAATGGCAATGTCCTTCGATACAGTGGATCTTCTGCTTCGTTAGAAAGAATTCGTAGCTTTAGCCCACTCAAGGAACCCATAACCATACAGGTCCTCACCGTGGGAGACTCACATCGGCTGAAAATCAAATATGTTTACTTCGTCAAGAAAACGGGACAGCCGGAAAAGCCTAATAAAAAGAAAGAGTCCTTCAATGCAATCAGGGAGACTATACTTTCCGAATGGGTCATCGAAGAATGGGGAGAGTGTTCCAAAACGTGCGGATTAGGATGGCAGAGAAGAAAAGTAGAATGCAAAGATATCAATGGACAACCGTCAATGGACTGCGCCAATGAACTCAAACCAGATGACATCCGACCATGTGCCGACACGCCTTGTCCCCAGTGGCAATTGGGAGACTGGTCTTCCTGTTCTAAAACATGCGGGAAAGGTTTCAAAAAGAGACTTTTAAAGTGTGTTTCTTACGACGGCGTTAATATGCCCCAGGAGAACTGTGACTCTCTAAAAAAACCTAAACATTTGATAGACTTTTGTACCCTTGCCAACTGCAGTTAG